The Bacteroidota bacterium genome has a window encoding:
- a CDS encoding DUF6046 domain-containing protein has translation MENLILKVYGLEAVRIAQYGAGVSAVISRSKIQSSSNPYSQMAEIQKDPVMYKSALGTPVFCNFEIQEGQWTEDNGTIHEWPFLRFDTVILTVDETKNIVKTTVQGRKGSVKEYISDGDYNVNIKLLIIGSNGVMPLQQISDLKKALDAPNALAVNSRYLQNLGIDNIVVERYAMPQMEGGYNYQQVEIQASSDEPIELFIK, from the coding sequence ATGGAGAATTTGATTTTAAAAGTTTACGGATTAGAAGCTGTACGGATTGCTCAATATGGAGCAGGGGTTTCGGCTGTGATAAGTCGATCTAAAATTCAATCCTCATCGAATCCATATTCTCAAATGGCAGAAATTCAAAAGGATCCCGTAATGTACAAATCCGCATTAGGTACTCCTGTATTTTGTAATTTTGAAATTCAGGAAGGCCAATGGACTGAAGATAATGGCACCATACATGAATGGCCATTTTTAAGGTTTGACACAGTAATATTGACAGTAGATGAAACTAAAAATATTGTCAAAACAACTGTTCAAGGGAGAAAAGGGTCTGTGAAAGAATATATTTCTGATGGAGATTATAATGTAAATATAAAATTGTTGATAATTGGGAGTAATGGAGTAATGCCTTTGCAACAGATATCTGATTTAAAAAAGGCGTTAGACGCTCCTAATGCCTTGGCCGTAAATAGCCGGTATTTGCAAAATTTAGGAATTGATAATATAGTTGTTGAAAGATATGCTATGCCTCAAATGGAGGGCGGTTATAATTATCAACAGGTAGAAATACAAGCAAGTAGTGATGAACCTATTGAATTATTTATAAAATAA